CGGCTTGGGCAGACGCAGCCGGCGCATCTGGAGCGTGCGCATCAGGCCGTAGGCCACCGCGCCGCGCTTCGGGGTGTCCGGGAAGCGCTGGGCCAGCTGCTTCTTCAGACGGAACCCGAGGCCGATGGAGTCGACGACGATCAGCACGATCACGCCGAGCCAGAGCAGCAGCGAGATGTTCTGGATGTTCTGCACCTGGATCACGCTGAGGATCAGGATGATCACCGCGAGCGGAAGGAAATATTCCGCGATGCAGAAGCGCGAGTCCACGAAGTCGCGGACGTAGCGGCGCACGGGCCCCTTGTCGCGGACCGGCAGATAACGCTCGTCGCCCGACGCGAGTGCTTCCCGCTGTCGGGCCATGTCCGCCCGGCGGGCCTCGCGCTGGCGCTTCGCGGCCTCCTTGCGATCGGTCGGCGCGCCGCTGGAGGCACGTCGGCGCTGCGTCTGGGCATCGCTGCGCTTGGGGGTGGGGCGACCTTTGGGAGCCTGAGGGTCGCGGGGCTGCTTGGAGAGGTCCGCCGTCACCTTGCCGG
The DNA window shown above is from Streptomyces sp. Alt3 and carries:
- a CDS encoding DUF3043 domain-containing protein, with the translated sequence MFRSRSKEEKAPTGKVTADLSKQPRDPQAPKGRPTPKRSDAQTQRRRASSGAPTDRKEAAKRQREARRADMARQREALASGDERYLPVRDKGPVRRYVRDFVDSRFCIAEYFLPLAVIILILSVIQVQNIQNISLLLWLGVIVLIVVDSIGLGFRLKKQLAQRFPDTPKRGAVAYGLMRTLQMRRLRLPKPQVKRGERP